From the genome of Medicago truncatula cultivar Jemalong A17 chromosome 2, MtrunA17r5.0-ANR, whole genome shotgun sequence:
CGATCCATAGTTTGCCACAAACGTGTGGTGTCATTAGGAATGCTAGCTAGAACAGCTACAGAAGCAAAATCATTCACCCTCCACAAAATCAGAATGTTTTACATAGAAAAGTAAATACCCGCAACCCACATTTTTCTCATTGATTTCAGAACACTATGGCCAAACATGAAATCAAATATAAACTTCTAAATGTCACTGAGATTAAAGCAACGCTTCAAGTTCCCCGCCGATCAGAAGTGTCCTAAACTGTAGACTAGAATCCAGGAAAGCTGCGCAGATTAGAAAAGAAGTCTTAGATTGTGGAACAGTCAAAATCAGCAatttttttgtgtgggtgtagAAACTTTCTACCGCTAATAGAGTAATATGGATTACATTACCAGGAAAAGAGTTGTAGATGCAAAAAGCCCTTCTTGGAGGAGGGCTCCATGGCCGCCAAATTCCTCTTCATCAACCTTCAATATTACTGAATAGTAACCATATATGATCCCGGAGGACAAAACTAAAAAGCTGCAATACAGACAGGAAAACTCTACTTTAGGAACAAACACAAACTGAAGTGTTATATCATAGTGCAACTCGCCTACTAGTGCAATGATAAGTTTGGAGACCAAACTCATAAACTTCCCAGGTGCTTGTGGATTTGTGGTATTGTTTTCcaataaaaaacataatgtgtACTATTTTAAACTAGGCAAAATTACTTTcatggtcccttaacttaatttcaggtaacaatttggtcttttttttttttttttccacatcattttggtccttcagcAATGTTTGTATATGGATTtacaagcttcaaatctaaggTTTTCTTTTGGGGCCCAACATATATTTAAGACTGAGAGCTCACTGCGAAAGAAAACcatagatttgaagcttgaaataCATACCCAAACATGGATAGAAGGACCAAAAGgacgtgaaaaaaaaaaaaaaaaaaaaaaagataaaagcaCTAAAtcgttacctaaaattaagttaaggggacaaaaatatataatatatgtatataacgcaaataaataattacacactcaattgaataataaaaatgaagaacTGATGTAAAAAGATGTGCTACTTTTTAAGAGGTCGCctccattgttttttatttcaggTTCTGAATAAAATTTACACATTCCTAATTTCGGTACTTAGACCAGCAACTTGTAAGAACAGTACTTCTAAGTGTGATGCAAATATTGAGATCACAACTTGTAAGAACAAAGGCGCCCAATAAAATGTTCCCAACTTGATATTTGAGATAATATTTTCAGATTTATGCATTGTATTGATATCAAATTATGTAGGCACATAGTAATAAAACCAATCAAGTTGATCATGCACGGTACCACATCATCAGCGAATATGAGAATTCCAGAAAGACTAAACCATCAGGCAAGCCAATAGCTTATGGGATAGAGTGATAGAGACAACTTTAAGATAAACATACAGGATCGGTAAAATAAACACTTACAGCATAAACCAAAATCCCCCAACCACTGGAAAGGCGCCCCAAAGTAATCCAAATACAAGGCCCATTGCTTGTCGAATCCAATGCAATACATCTCCAAGTTGATCCTATTTGGGGTTGGGGAGGTGAAAGACAAAAACAGAGAAGCTGGTTAGGATAATGAGATCAACGCAATACATTTAACTCCTCTAGAATGAAAAGTGCACAATTATTACAAAGCAATTCATTGACCTTCTAAAGTACCTTCCTCAATTTAGAGAAGCTACATCCATATCAATCACATACTACATACAGCTAAGTATAACAATTactggtattttttttatataaactacGTGGGATAAAAACCCAAAAGCAGAAACTGCACTGCAATCAAACAAGGAGTAGGAACTCCAAACAAATCAGTGAAAACTAAATGGTTAATCTAGGGTGGAAGATGTTCATAGATCATGAGATCACTGTCCTACTCAGAACCACTATTAAATAAACCACCAGCAACCATGTTGCATTAAAGCCCAAAAGAAGAAACTACACTAGAATCAAACAGGGAGCAGAAACTCCCAACCCAACAAATCAGCAAAACTGAATGCTTAATCAAGGACAGAGGATGATCATAGATATTGAGATCACAGTCCAACTCATATCAGCTAAATGCAACTAATATAGTTTGGCACAAGTGCTAGATACTTGGGTCTCTTAACCATTCGGTCCAGGGTTCGATCCCTGGCCGGTGCGTAGGGAAAAATATTTGTTGGGAGAAGTCAACCCCTTAAATGGATCTCACTCTCTCAGTTACCTTAAAGGATTAGTCTCCCCAGTTGGGAGCAGAGGATAACTTGGTTTACTAAAATAATTAAGCTAAATGCATAGCAATtactaaaattaaatgcaacatTAGATATTTCTTATCTTAATCCAACAATATCGATGAATCAATGAGCAAATTTCATTATCATAATACTTCCAACTCTAAAGAAAAAAAGTCAACAATCCAAATCACTGATACTTATACCGTGTCTAAATATAATCAATTAAGAGTTAATACTCAAATTACTCCTCTAATTAAACAAGGAACTGGACCTTCATAGATATCAAACATCAACTTAGTGttcaatttaaaaagttaagaGTAAATTAATGGAACAAACATGGCTATATTAATAAAACCcacttttttttactcaaaaaaataaacaaaaatctgGGTGCTATTAATAGAACCTATTTCGTGAAAAAACAAC
Proteins encoded in this window:
- the LOC11418083 gene encoding respirasome Complex Assembly Factor 1; protein product: MKEAKSVPQQHHQNGHLSPFKFAKLLDPEASWDKDQLGDVLHWIRQAMGLVFGLLWGAFPVVGGFWFMLFLVLSSGIIYGYYSVILKVDEEEFGGHGALLQEGLFASTTLFLLSWILVYSLGHF